In Mytilus edulis chromosome 7, xbMytEdul2.2, whole genome shotgun sequence, a single genomic region encodes these proteins:
- the LOC139481463 gene encoding uncharacterized protein isoform X1: protein MASEEENMIMVQLTNPEGDIESCRMSKELVQMLKHPECDATVRQQVLKAVFEGKNNIPDEKIPEAKISDENECSAASGASCNSSSIGKVHNWTQSEEVLLITLRSDIESKFVGAKAHETLWNEIQKKMEKQGVKISVAQIINKWKNMKKRYKEVIDANNKTGNNAVSWKHYDKFNELYGNKASTKLQASYDSGLQGASAQLHAKPNEGENNIAKPSCSGKNSVGKSAKKRKRGDLYDIIEKINDNAQDSLIEIKNHNEKQLQKLDRFLDLYEKSISGKGKNDETD, encoded by the exons ATGGCGTCCGAAGAAGAAAACAT GATTATGGTACAATTGACTAATCCTGAAGGGGATATAGAAAGCTGCAGGATGTCAAAAGAATTAGTGCAGATGCTGAAACACCCTGAATGTG ATGCTACTGTAAGGCAGCAGGTATTAAAGGCGGTTTTTGAAGGGAAAAACAACATACCAGATGAGAAAATACCAGAGGCGAAAATATCAGATGAGAATGAATGTAGTGCTGCAAGTGGTGCAAGTTGTAATAGTAGTAGTATTGGAAag gTTCACAACTGGACACAGTCGGAAGAAGTTCTGTTGATTACTTTGAGAAGTGATATAGAGTCGAAATTTGTTGGTGCCAAGGCTCATGAAACACTATGGAatgaaattcaaaagaaaatggAAAAACAAGGGGTAAAAATTTCTGTTGctcaaataataaacaaatggaaaaatatgaaaaaacgttacaaGGAGGTTATTGACGCAAACAATAAAACTGGAAACAATGCTGTTAGTTGGAAGCACTATGACAAGTTTAATGAATTGTATGGGAACAAAGCTTCCACAAAACTGCAAGCATCTTATGATTCAGGTCTTCAAGGAGCATCAGCTCAATTACATGCTAAACCTAACGAGGGAGAAAACAATATTGCTAAACCATCCTGTTCTGGAAAAAATTCTGTTGGAAAGTCTGCCAAAAAAAGAAAACGGGGTGATCTGTATGACATTATTGAAAAAATTAATGATAATGCACAGGATTCATTAATTGAAATAAAGAATCATAATGAGAAACAGCT
- the LOC139481463 gene encoding uncharacterized protein isoform X2 — protein MVQLTNPEGDIESCRMSKELVQMLKHPECDATVRQQVLKAVFEGKNNIPDEKIPEAKISDENECSAASGASCNSSSIGKVHNWTQSEEVLLITLRSDIESKFVGAKAHETLWNEIQKKMEKQGVKISVAQIINKWKNMKKRYKEVIDANNKTGNNAVSWKHYDKFNELYGNKASTKLQASYDSGLQGASAQLHAKPNEGENNIAKPSCSGKNSVGKSAKKRKRGDLYDIIEKINDNAQDSLIEIKNHNEKQLQKLDRFLDLYEKSISGKGKNDETD, from the exons ATGGTACAATTGACTAATCCTGAAGGGGATATAGAAAGCTGCAGGATGTCAAAAGAATTAGTGCAGATGCTGAAACACCCTGAATGTG ATGCTACTGTAAGGCAGCAGGTATTAAAGGCGGTTTTTGAAGGGAAAAACAACATACCAGATGAGAAAATACCAGAGGCGAAAATATCAGATGAGAATGAATGTAGTGCTGCAAGTGGTGCAAGTTGTAATAGTAGTAGTATTGGAAag gTTCACAACTGGACACAGTCGGAAGAAGTTCTGTTGATTACTTTGAGAAGTGATATAGAGTCGAAATTTGTTGGTGCCAAGGCTCATGAAACACTATGGAatgaaattcaaaagaaaatggAAAAACAAGGGGTAAAAATTTCTGTTGctcaaataataaacaaatggaaaaatatgaaaaaacgttacaaGGAGGTTATTGACGCAAACAATAAAACTGGAAACAATGCTGTTAGTTGGAAGCACTATGACAAGTTTAATGAATTGTATGGGAACAAAGCTTCCACAAAACTGCAAGCATCTTATGATTCAGGTCTTCAAGGAGCATCAGCTCAATTACATGCTAAACCTAACGAGGGAGAAAACAATATTGCTAAACCATCCTGTTCTGGAAAAAATTCTGTTGGAAAGTCTGCCAAAAAAAGAAAACGGGGTGATCTGTATGACATTATTGAAAAAATTAATGATAATGCACAGGATTCATTAATTGAAATAAAGAATCATAATGAGAAACAGCT